One segment of Acropora muricata isolate sample 2 chromosome 8, ASM3666990v1, whole genome shotgun sequence DNA contains the following:
- the LOC136926334 gene encoding uncharacterized protein, with protein MSSPASAKTVPLEPNVLIANEVRDAVEVDDTDDVEFDLDELKEQLGIDGILEELNDLAAKFCGGKIRTEYSGSEARNSTSSSETAEGVFDPSAAVVLHEVASTDEPHEEEFKLPSVFEETDSFGPEVAEVIAEPVNDACSKRAMESKLKDLYGKYKTPANCKYLCVPKVNLELWHDLSKEPKSKDLGLQELQKGIVKASQPIIQLFDSALKARKDKSSMDPNVLLPLLTDAVTFLGHASFLTSLKRREFLKPGIAKPYQSVCNRSNAITTFLFGDELPKHIKEIGEVNKISRKVSGRPTSVRNMVSSHKRGSDAPNRSYTQRSGRKSTFSSYRGRGSYFHDRQQVGGRSAPITSTRPQKDKV; from the coding sequence ATGTCTTCGCCAGCTAGCGCTAAAACTGTACCTTTGGAACCCAATGTGCTGATTGCGAATGAAGTTCGCGACGCGGTTGAGGTCGACGACACAGACGACGTGGAATTTGATTTGGATGAGTTGAAGGAACAACTCGGAATCGACGGTATTCTTGAAGAGCTCAACGACCTTGCTGCAAAGTTCTGTGGCGGAAAAATTAGGACTGAGTACTCTGGTTCAGAGGCTCGAAATTCAACGTCCTCTTCAGAAACCGCCGAAGGGGTTTTTGACCCCTCGGCCGCTGTAGTTTTACACGAAGTCGCATCGACTGATGAACCTCACGAGGAGGAGTTTAAACTTCCCTCAGTGTTCGAGGAAACCGATAGTTTTGGGCCTGAAGTGGCAGAGGTCATTGCTGAACCTGTCAATGATGCATGCTCTAAAAGAGCCATGGAATCCAAGTTAAAGGATCTGTACGGGAAGTATAAGACTCCTGCTAATTGTAAATATTTGTGTGTGCCTAAAGTCAACTTAGAGCTGTGGCACGATTTGTCTAAGGAGCCTAAATCCAAGGACCTCGGTCTTCAAGAGCTCCAGAAAGGTATTGTCAAGGCATCTCAACCTATAATACAGTTGTTTGATTCAGCACTTAAAGCTCGCAAGGACAAGTCCTCGATGGATCCTAATGTTTTGTTACCTTTATTGACAGACGCTGTTACCTTTCTGGGGCATGCCTCTTTTCTTACATCTCTTAAACGAAGAGAGTTTCTTAAACCAGGGATCGCTAAGCCTTATCAGTCTGTTTGTAATAGGTCTAATGCCATtacaacctttttgtttggggATGAATTGCCTAAGCATATTAAGGAGATTGGAGAGGTCAATAAGATATCAAGGAAGGTGTCTGGCCGTCCGACTTCGGTCAGAAATATGGTCAGTTCTCACAAGAGAGGATCTGATGCACCTAACAGGAGCTACACACAGAGGTCTGGCAGAAAGTCCACTTTTTCAAGCTACCGGGGTCGTGGAAGTTACTTTCACGACCGACAACAAGTAGGGGGACGATCAGCTCCCATAACCAGCACCAGACCACAGAAGGACAAAGTGTAA